Proteins from one Desmodus rotundus isolate HL8 chromosome 9, HLdesRot8A.1, whole genome shotgun sequence genomic window:
- the RFX1 gene encoding MHC class II regulatory factor RFX1 isoform X2: protein MATQAYVTELQAAPQPSQPPQAPPQAQPQPPPPPSAAPQPPQPPASAATPQPQYVTELQSPQTQAQPLGSQKQYVTELPAAPTPSQPASTPAPSSVSQQYIVVTVSEGAMRASETVSEASPGSTASQTGVPTQVVQQVQGTQQRLLVQTSVQAKPGHMSPLQLTNIPVPQQALPTQRLVVQSTAPGVKAGQVSLTVHGTQQVHSPPERSPVQANSSSSKTAGAPTGTVPQQLQVHGVQQSVPVTQERSVVQATPQAPKASPVQPLTVQGLQPVHVAQEVQQLQQVPVPHVYSSQVQYVEGGDASYTASAIRTSTYPYPETPLYTQTAGTSYYEAAGTATQVSTPATSQAVASSGSVPMYVSGSQVVASPTSSGGGTSNSSNGGSGGSGGGGGGSGGGSGGSGSGGSSGAGTYVIQGGYMLGSASQSYSHTTRASPATVQWLLDNYETAEGVSLPRSTLYCHYLLHCQEQKLEPVNAASFGKLIRSVFMGLRTRRLGTRGNSKYHYYGLRIKASSPLLRLMEDQQHMAMRGQPFSQKQRLKPIQKMEGMTNGVAVGPQQATGLSDISAQVQQYQQFLDASRSLPDFSELDLQGKVLPEGVGPGDIKAFQVLYREHCEAIVDVMVNLQFTLVETLWKTFWRYNLSQPSEAPPLAVHDEAEKRLPKASLVLLSKFEPVLQWTKHCDNVLYQGLVEILIPDVLRPIPSALTQAIRNFAKSLESWLTHAMVNIPEEMLRVKVAAAGAFAQTLRRYTSLNHLAQAARAVLQNTAQINQMLSDLNRVDFANVQASWVCRCEDRVVQRLEQDFKVTLQQQNSLEQWAAWLDGVVSQVLKPYQGSAGFPKAAKLFLLKWSFYSSMVIRDLTLRSAASFGSFHLIRLLYDEYMYYLIEHRVAQAKGETPIAVMGEFANLATSLNPIDADKDEEEEEEEESEDELSQDISLAAGSESPALGPEALEPPAKLARTDARGLFVQALPSS from the exons ATGGCAACACAGGCATACGTTACTGAGCTACAGGCAGCCCCGCAACCTTCCCAGCCGCCACAGGCTCCAccacaggcccagccccagccaccgCCACCTCCATCAGCAGCACCCCAGCCCCCTCAACCACCTGCCAGCGCTGCCACCCCTCAGCCCCAGTATGTCACCGAGCTGCAGAGCCCCCAGACCCAGGCGCAGCCATTGGGCAGTCAGAAGCAGTATGTGACGGAGCTCCCAGCTGCCCCCACGCCCTCGCAGCCAGCCAGCACTCCTGCCCCATCCTCAGTGTCTCAGCAGTACATCGTGGTCACCGTCTCTG AAGGTGCCATGCGAGCCAGTGAGACTGTGTCGGAGGCCAGCCCTGGCTCCACGGCCAGCCAGACTGGAGTCCCCACTCAGGTGGTTCAGCAGGTGCAAGGCACCCAGCAG CGGCTGCTGGTCCAGACGAGTGTGCAGGCCAAGCCAGGCCACATGTCACCCCTTCAGCTCACCAACATCCCTGTGCCCCAGCAG GCTCTCCCTACACAGCGGCTGGTAGTGCAGAGCACAGCCCCGGGCGTCAAGGCAGGCCAGGTCTCCCTGACGGTGCATGGCACCCAACAGGTGCATTCACCCCCTGAG CGGTCGCCAGTGCAGGCCAACAGCTCCTCCAGCAAGACGGCTGGGGCCCCCACGGGCACGGTGCCACAGCAGCTGCAGGTCCACGGAGTCCAGCAGAGTGTCCCTGTCACCCAAGAG AGGTCTGTGGTCCAGGCCACTCCACAGGCACCCAAAGCCAGCCCAGTGCAGCCACTCACAGTGCAGGGGCTCCAGCCAGTCCATGTGGCTCAAGAG GTGCAGCAGCTCCAGCAGGTGCCTGTTCCACACGTGTACTCCAGCCAAGTGCAGTATGTGGAGGGTGGAGATGCCAGTTACACAGCCAGTGCCAT CCGTACCAGCACCTACCCCTACCCTGAGACACCGCTGTATACACAGACAGCAGGCACTAGCTACTATGAGGCTGCGGGCACAGCCACCCAGGTCAGCACACCTGCTACCTCCCAGGCGGTGGCCAGCAGTGGCTCCGTGCCCATGTACGTGTCTGGCAGCCAGGTTGTCGCCAGTCCCACCAGCAGCGGGGGCGGGACCAGCAACAGCAGCAACGGTGGCAGTGGAggcagtggaggtggtggtgggggcagtggtggcggcagcggcggcagTGGCAGTGGCGGCAGCAGTGGAGCAGGTACCTACGTGATCCAAGGCGGCTACATGCTGGGCAGTGCCAGCCAGTCCTACTCCCACACCACCCGTGCCTCACCAGCCACT GTCCAGTGGCTCCTGGACAATTACGAGACGGCCGAGGGTGTGAGCCTGCCGCGGAGCACCCTCTACTGCCACTACCTGCTGCACTGCCAGGAACAGAAGCTGGAGCCTGTCAACGCCGCTTCCTTTGGCAAGCTCATCCGCTCTGTCTTCATGGGCTTGCGCACCCGCCGTCTGGGCACCAG GGGCAACTCCAAGTACCACTACTATGGCCTGCGCATCAAAGCCAGCTCGCCCCTGCTGCGGCTGATGGAGGACCAACAGCACATGGCCATGCGAGGCCAGCCCTTCTCACAGAAGCAGAG GCTCAAGCCCATCCAGAAGATGGAGGGCATGACCAACGGTGTGGCCGTGGGGCCACAGCAGGCCACCGGGCTGTCAGACATCAGCGCCCAGGTCCAGCAGTACCAGCAGTTCCTGG ATGCCTCGAGGAGCCTCCCTGACTTCTCAGAGCTTGACCTCCAGGGCAAAGTGCTGCCTGAGGGCGTTGGGCCTGGGGACATCAAGGCCTTCCAGGTCCTATACCGGGAACACTGTGAG GCCATCGTTGACGTCATGGTGAACTTGCAGTTCACATTGGTGGAGACGCTGTGGAAAACCTTCTGGAGGTACAACCTCAGCCAGCCCAGTGAGGCACCACCCCTGGCTGT GCACGATGAGGCTGAGAAGCGACTGCCCAAGGCCAGCCTGGTGCTGCTGTCCAAGTTTGAGCCTGTGCTGCAGTGGACCAAGCACTGTGACAATGTGCTGTACCAGGGCCTGGTGGAGATCCTTATCCCTGATGTGCTGCGGCCCATCCCCA GTGCCTTGACCCAAGCAATCCGGAACTTTGCCAAGAGCCTGGAAAGCTGGCTCACCCATGCCATGGTGAACATCCCCGAGGAGATGCTGCGGGTGAAG GTGGCAGCTGCTGGTGCCTTCGCACAGACTCTGCGGCGCTACACCTCCCTTAACCACTTGGCGCAGGCAGCGCGTGCTGTGCTGCAGAACACGGCCCAGATCAATCAGATGCTGAGCGACCTCAATCGGGTGGACTTTGCCAACGTGCAG GCCTCATGGGTGTGCCGCTGCGAGGACCGTGTAGTGCAGCGGCTGGAGCAGGACTTCAAGGTGACGCTGCAGCAGCAGAACTCACTGGAGCAGTGGGCAGCCTGGCTGGACGGCGTCGTGAGTCAGGTGCTCAAGCCCTACCAGGGCAGCGCCGGCTTCCCCAAGGCCGCCAAGCTCTTCCTCCTCAAGTGGTCCTTCTACAG CTCCATGGTGATTAGGGACCTGACCCTGCGCAGCGCGGCCAGCTTCGGCTCCTTCCACCTCATCCGCCTGCTCTACGATGAGTACATGTACTACCTGATTGAGCACCGCGTGGCCCAGGCCAAGGGCGAAACCCCCATCGCCGTCATGGGCGAG tTCGCCAACCTGGCCACCTCTCTGAACCCCATAGACGCAGACAAAG atgaggaggaggaagaggaggaggagagcgaAGATGAGCTGTCACAGGACATCTCTCTGGCGGCTGGCAGCGAGTCACCCGCGCTGGGACCTGAGGCCCTGGAGCCACCTGCCAAGCTTGCACGGACAGACGCCCGCGGCCTCTTCGTGCAGGCTCTGCCCTCCAGCTAA
- the RFX1 gene encoding MHC class II regulatory factor RFX1 isoform X1, which yields MATQAYVTELQAAPQPSQPPQAPPQAQPQPPPPPSAAPQPPQPPASAATPQPQYVTELQSPQTQAQPLGSQKQYVTELPAAPTPSQPASTPAPSSVSQQYIVVTVSEGAMRASETVSEASPGSTASQTGVPTQVVQQVQGTQQRLLVQTSVQAKPGHMSPLQLTNIPVPQQALPTQRLVVQSTAPGVKAGQVSLTVHGTQQVHSPPERSPVQANSSSSKTAGAPTGTVPQQLQVHGVQQSVPVTQERSVVQATPQAPKASPVQPLTVQGLQPVHVAQEVQQLQQVPVPHVYSSQVQYVEGGDASYTASAIRTSTYPYPETPLYTQTAGTSYYEAAGTATQVSTPATSQAVASSGSVPMYVSGSQVVASPTSSGGGTSNSSNGGSGGSGGGGGGSGGGSGGSGSGGSSGAGTYVIQGGYMLGSASQSYSHTTRASPATVQWLLDNYETAEGVSLPRSTLYCHYLLHCQEQKLEPVNAASFGKLIRSVFMGLRTRRLGTRGNSKYHYYGLRIKASSPLLRLMEDQQHMAMRGQPFSQKQRLKPIQKMEGMTNGVAVGPQQATGLSDISAQVQQYQQFLDASRSLPDFSELDLQGKVLPEGVGPGDIKAFQVLYREHCEAIVDVMVNLQFTLVETLWKTFWRYNLSQPSEAPPLAVHDEAEKRLPKASLVLLSKFEPVLQWTKHCDNVLYQGLVEILIPDVLRPIPSALTQAIRNFAKSLESWLTHAMVNIPEEMLRVKVAAAGAFAQTLRRYTSLNHLAQAARAVLQNTAQINQMLSDLNRVDFANVQEQASWVCRCEDRVVQRLEQDFKVTLQQQNSLEQWAAWLDGVVSQVLKPYQGSAGFPKAAKLFLLKWSFYSSMVIRDLTLRSAASFGSFHLIRLLYDEYMYYLIEHRVAQAKGETPIAVMGEFANLATSLNPIDADKDEEEEEEEESEDELSQDISLAAGSESPALGPEALEPPAKLARTDARGLFVQALPSS from the exons ATGGCAACACAGGCATACGTTACTGAGCTACAGGCAGCCCCGCAACCTTCCCAGCCGCCACAGGCTCCAccacaggcccagccccagccaccgCCACCTCCATCAGCAGCACCCCAGCCCCCTCAACCACCTGCCAGCGCTGCCACCCCTCAGCCCCAGTATGTCACCGAGCTGCAGAGCCCCCAGACCCAGGCGCAGCCATTGGGCAGTCAGAAGCAGTATGTGACGGAGCTCCCAGCTGCCCCCACGCCCTCGCAGCCAGCCAGCACTCCTGCCCCATCCTCAGTGTCTCAGCAGTACATCGTGGTCACCGTCTCTG AAGGTGCCATGCGAGCCAGTGAGACTGTGTCGGAGGCCAGCCCTGGCTCCACGGCCAGCCAGACTGGAGTCCCCACTCAGGTGGTTCAGCAGGTGCAAGGCACCCAGCAG CGGCTGCTGGTCCAGACGAGTGTGCAGGCCAAGCCAGGCCACATGTCACCCCTTCAGCTCACCAACATCCCTGTGCCCCAGCAG GCTCTCCCTACACAGCGGCTGGTAGTGCAGAGCACAGCCCCGGGCGTCAAGGCAGGCCAGGTCTCCCTGACGGTGCATGGCACCCAACAGGTGCATTCACCCCCTGAG CGGTCGCCAGTGCAGGCCAACAGCTCCTCCAGCAAGACGGCTGGGGCCCCCACGGGCACGGTGCCACAGCAGCTGCAGGTCCACGGAGTCCAGCAGAGTGTCCCTGTCACCCAAGAG AGGTCTGTGGTCCAGGCCACTCCACAGGCACCCAAAGCCAGCCCAGTGCAGCCACTCACAGTGCAGGGGCTCCAGCCAGTCCATGTGGCTCAAGAG GTGCAGCAGCTCCAGCAGGTGCCTGTTCCACACGTGTACTCCAGCCAAGTGCAGTATGTGGAGGGTGGAGATGCCAGTTACACAGCCAGTGCCAT CCGTACCAGCACCTACCCCTACCCTGAGACACCGCTGTATACACAGACAGCAGGCACTAGCTACTATGAGGCTGCGGGCACAGCCACCCAGGTCAGCACACCTGCTACCTCCCAGGCGGTGGCCAGCAGTGGCTCCGTGCCCATGTACGTGTCTGGCAGCCAGGTTGTCGCCAGTCCCACCAGCAGCGGGGGCGGGACCAGCAACAGCAGCAACGGTGGCAGTGGAggcagtggaggtggtggtgggggcagtggtggcggcagcggcggcagTGGCAGTGGCGGCAGCAGTGGAGCAGGTACCTACGTGATCCAAGGCGGCTACATGCTGGGCAGTGCCAGCCAGTCCTACTCCCACACCACCCGTGCCTCACCAGCCACT GTCCAGTGGCTCCTGGACAATTACGAGACGGCCGAGGGTGTGAGCCTGCCGCGGAGCACCCTCTACTGCCACTACCTGCTGCACTGCCAGGAACAGAAGCTGGAGCCTGTCAACGCCGCTTCCTTTGGCAAGCTCATCCGCTCTGTCTTCATGGGCTTGCGCACCCGCCGTCTGGGCACCAG GGGCAACTCCAAGTACCACTACTATGGCCTGCGCATCAAAGCCAGCTCGCCCCTGCTGCGGCTGATGGAGGACCAACAGCACATGGCCATGCGAGGCCAGCCCTTCTCACAGAAGCAGAG GCTCAAGCCCATCCAGAAGATGGAGGGCATGACCAACGGTGTGGCCGTGGGGCCACAGCAGGCCACCGGGCTGTCAGACATCAGCGCCCAGGTCCAGCAGTACCAGCAGTTCCTGG ATGCCTCGAGGAGCCTCCCTGACTTCTCAGAGCTTGACCTCCAGGGCAAAGTGCTGCCTGAGGGCGTTGGGCCTGGGGACATCAAGGCCTTCCAGGTCCTATACCGGGAACACTGTGAG GCCATCGTTGACGTCATGGTGAACTTGCAGTTCACATTGGTGGAGACGCTGTGGAAAACCTTCTGGAGGTACAACCTCAGCCAGCCCAGTGAGGCACCACCCCTGGCTGT GCACGATGAGGCTGAGAAGCGACTGCCCAAGGCCAGCCTGGTGCTGCTGTCCAAGTTTGAGCCTGTGCTGCAGTGGACCAAGCACTGTGACAATGTGCTGTACCAGGGCCTGGTGGAGATCCTTATCCCTGATGTGCTGCGGCCCATCCCCA GTGCCTTGACCCAAGCAATCCGGAACTTTGCCAAGAGCCTGGAAAGCTGGCTCACCCATGCCATGGTGAACATCCCCGAGGAGATGCTGCGGGTGAAG GTGGCAGCTGCTGGTGCCTTCGCACAGACTCTGCGGCGCTACACCTCCCTTAACCACTTGGCGCAGGCAGCGCGTGCTGTGCTGCAGAACACGGCCCAGATCAATCAGATGCTGAGCGACCTCAATCGGGTGGACTTTGCCAACGTGCAG GAGCAGGCCTCATGGGTGTGCCGCTGCGAGGACCGTGTAGTGCAGCGGCTGGAGCAGGACTTCAAGGTGACGCTGCAGCAGCAGAACTCACTGGAGCAGTGGGCAGCCTGGCTGGACGGCGTCGTGAGTCAGGTGCTCAAGCCCTACCAGGGCAGCGCCGGCTTCCCCAAGGCCGCCAAGCTCTTCCTCCTCAAGTGGTCCTTCTACAG CTCCATGGTGATTAGGGACCTGACCCTGCGCAGCGCGGCCAGCTTCGGCTCCTTCCACCTCATCCGCCTGCTCTACGATGAGTACATGTACTACCTGATTGAGCACCGCGTGGCCCAGGCCAAGGGCGAAACCCCCATCGCCGTCATGGGCGAG tTCGCCAACCTGGCCACCTCTCTGAACCCCATAGACGCAGACAAAG atgaggaggaggaagaggaggaggagagcgaAGATGAGCTGTCACAGGACATCTCTCTGGCGGCTGGCAGCGAGTCACCCGCGCTGGGACCTGAGGCCCTGGAGCCACCTGCCAAGCTTGCACGGACAGACGCCCGCGGCCTCTTCGTGCAGGCTCTGCCCTCCAGCTAA
- the RFX1 gene encoding MHC class II regulatory factor RFX1 isoform X3 yields the protein MATQAYVTELQAAPQPSQPPQAPPQAQPQPPPPPSAAPQPPQPPASAATPQPQYVTELQSPQTQAQPLGSQKQYVTELPAAPTPSQPASTPAPSSVSQQYIVVTVSEGAMRASETVSEASPGSTASQTGVPTQVVQQVQGTQQRLLVQTSVQAKPGHMSPLQLTNIPVPQQALPTQRLVVQSTAPGVKAGQVSLTVHGTQQVHSPPERSVVQATPQAPKASPVQPLTVQGLQPVHVAQEVQQLQQVPVPHVYSSQVQYVEGGDASYTASAIRTSTYPYPETPLYTQTAGTSYYEAAGTATQVSTPATSQAVASSGSVPMYVSGSQVVASPTSSGGGTSNSSNGGSGGSGGGGGGSGGGSGGSGSGGSSGAGTYVIQGGYMLGSASQSYSHTTRASPATVQWLLDNYETAEGVSLPRSTLYCHYLLHCQEQKLEPVNAASFGKLIRSVFMGLRTRRLGTRGNSKYHYYGLRIKASSPLLRLMEDQQHMAMRGQPFSQKQRLKPIQKMEGMTNGVAVGPQQATGLSDISAQVQQYQQFLDASRSLPDFSELDLQGKVLPEGVGPGDIKAFQVLYREHCEAIVDVMVNLQFTLVETLWKTFWRYNLSQPSEAPPLAVHDEAEKRLPKASLVLLSKFEPVLQWTKHCDNVLYQGLVEILIPDVLRPIPSALTQAIRNFAKSLESWLTHAMVNIPEEMLRVKVAAAGAFAQTLRRYTSLNHLAQAARAVLQNTAQINQMLSDLNRVDFANVQEQASWVCRCEDRVVQRLEQDFKVTLQQQNSLEQWAAWLDGVVSQVLKPYQGSAGFPKAAKLFLLKWSFYSSMVIRDLTLRSAASFGSFHLIRLLYDEYMYYLIEHRVAQAKGETPIAVMGEFANLATSLNPIDADKDEEEEEEEESEDELSQDISLAAGSESPALGPEALEPPAKLARTDARGLFVQALPSS from the exons ATGGCAACACAGGCATACGTTACTGAGCTACAGGCAGCCCCGCAACCTTCCCAGCCGCCACAGGCTCCAccacaggcccagccccagccaccgCCACCTCCATCAGCAGCACCCCAGCCCCCTCAACCACCTGCCAGCGCTGCCACCCCTCAGCCCCAGTATGTCACCGAGCTGCAGAGCCCCCAGACCCAGGCGCAGCCATTGGGCAGTCAGAAGCAGTATGTGACGGAGCTCCCAGCTGCCCCCACGCCCTCGCAGCCAGCCAGCACTCCTGCCCCATCCTCAGTGTCTCAGCAGTACATCGTGGTCACCGTCTCTG AAGGTGCCATGCGAGCCAGTGAGACTGTGTCGGAGGCCAGCCCTGGCTCCACGGCCAGCCAGACTGGAGTCCCCACTCAGGTGGTTCAGCAGGTGCAAGGCACCCAGCAG CGGCTGCTGGTCCAGACGAGTGTGCAGGCCAAGCCAGGCCACATGTCACCCCTTCAGCTCACCAACATCCCTGTGCCCCAGCAG GCTCTCCCTACACAGCGGCTGGTAGTGCAGAGCACAGCCCCGGGCGTCAAGGCAGGCCAGGTCTCCCTGACGGTGCATGGCACCCAACAGGTGCATTCACCCCCTGAG AGGTCTGTGGTCCAGGCCACTCCACAGGCACCCAAAGCCAGCCCAGTGCAGCCACTCACAGTGCAGGGGCTCCAGCCAGTCCATGTGGCTCAAGAG GTGCAGCAGCTCCAGCAGGTGCCTGTTCCACACGTGTACTCCAGCCAAGTGCAGTATGTGGAGGGTGGAGATGCCAGTTACACAGCCAGTGCCAT CCGTACCAGCACCTACCCCTACCCTGAGACACCGCTGTATACACAGACAGCAGGCACTAGCTACTATGAGGCTGCGGGCACAGCCACCCAGGTCAGCACACCTGCTACCTCCCAGGCGGTGGCCAGCAGTGGCTCCGTGCCCATGTACGTGTCTGGCAGCCAGGTTGTCGCCAGTCCCACCAGCAGCGGGGGCGGGACCAGCAACAGCAGCAACGGTGGCAGTGGAggcagtggaggtggtggtgggggcagtggtggcggcagcggcggcagTGGCAGTGGCGGCAGCAGTGGAGCAGGTACCTACGTGATCCAAGGCGGCTACATGCTGGGCAGTGCCAGCCAGTCCTACTCCCACACCACCCGTGCCTCACCAGCCACT GTCCAGTGGCTCCTGGACAATTACGAGACGGCCGAGGGTGTGAGCCTGCCGCGGAGCACCCTCTACTGCCACTACCTGCTGCACTGCCAGGAACAGAAGCTGGAGCCTGTCAACGCCGCTTCCTTTGGCAAGCTCATCCGCTCTGTCTTCATGGGCTTGCGCACCCGCCGTCTGGGCACCAG GGGCAACTCCAAGTACCACTACTATGGCCTGCGCATCAAAGCCAGCTCGCCCCTGCTGCGGCTGATGGAGGACCAACAGCACATGGCCATGCGAGGCCAGCCCTTCTCACAGAAGCAGAG GCTCAAGCCCATCCAGAAGATGGAGGGCATGACCAACGGTGTGGCCGTGGGGCCACAGCAGGCCACCGGGCTGTCAGACATCAGCGCCCAGGTCCAGCAGTACCAGCAGTTCCTGG ATGCCTCGAGGAGCCTCCCTGACTTCTCAGAGCTTGACCTCCAGGGCAAAGTGCTGCCTGAGGGCGTTGGGCCTGGGGACATCAAGGCCTTCCAGGTCCTATACCGGGAACACTGTGAG GCCATCGTTGACGTCATGGTGAACTTGCAGTTCACATTGGTGGAGACGCTGTGGAAAACCTTCTGGAGGTACAACCTCAGCCAGCCCAGTGAGGCACCACCCCTGGCTGT GCACGATGAGGCTGAGAAGCGACTGCCCAAGGCCAGCCTGGTGCTGCTGTCCAAGTTTGAGCCTGTGCTGCAGTGGACCAAGCACTGTGACAATGTGCTGTACCAGGGCCTGGTGGAGATCCTTATCCCTGATGTGCTGCGGCCCATCCCCA GTGCCTTGACCCAAGCAATCCGGAACTTTGCCAAGAGCCTGGAAAGCTGGCTCACCCATGCCATGGTGAACATCCCCGAGGAGATGCTGCGGGTGAAG GTGGCAGCTGCTGGTGCCTTCGCACAGACTCTGCGGCGCTACACCTCCCTTAACCACTTGGCGCAGGCAGCGCGTGCTGTGCTGCAGAACACGGCCCAGATCAATCAGATGCTGAGCGACCTCAATCGGGTGGACTTTGCCAACGTGCAG GAGCAGGCCTCATGGGTGTGCCGCTGCGAGGACCGTGTAGTGCAGCGGCTGGAGCAGGACTTCAAGGTGACGCTGCAGCAGCAGAACTCACTGGAGCAGTGGGCAGCCTGGCTGGACGGCGTCGTGAGTCAGGTGCTCAAGCCCTACCAGGGCAGCGCCGGCTTCCCCAAGGCCGCCAAGCTCTTCCTCCTCAAGTGGTCCTTCTACAG CTCCATGGTGATTAGGGACCTGACCCTGCGCAGCGCGGCCAGCTTCGGCTCCTTCCACCTCATCCGCCTGCTCTACGATGAGTACATGTACTACCTGATTGAGCACCGCGTGGCCCAGGCCAAGGGCGAAACCCCCATCGCCGTCATGGGCGAG tTCGCCAACCTGGCCACCTCTCTGAACCCCATAGACGCAGACAAAG atgaggaggaggaagaggaggaggagagcgaAGATGAGCTGTCACAGGACATCTCTCTGGCGGCTGGCAGCGAGTCACCCGCGCTGGGACCTGAGGCCCTGGAGCCACCTGCCAAGCTTGCACGGACAGACGCCCGCGGCCTCTTCGTGCAGGCTCTGCCCTCCAGCTAA